TCCAGAGCACATGGTATTGCTGAACGATCAAACCGTACCTTATTAGACGACCGTCGCACACATCTACGGTGCAGCGGTTTATTAAATCGTCTATGGTTTTCAGCAGTCGAATTCTCCACCATTAtcagaaattctttaatttcgccaaaaaacaagaattacCCACGACAACATGCTGGTTTAGCAGGACTTGATATCAGTACTCTATTACCATTCGGTCAAACTGTTGTAGTCAACAATCACAGTCCcggttcaaaaatttgccCTCGTGGTATTCCTGGTTGCGCCTTACATCCATTACGAAACTCATATGGTTATATTATCTATGTtccatctttgaagaaaacaatagacACTACTGATTACGTTATTTGGCATGATGAACAATCCAGATTGGACCAATGCAATTATGATGCACTTACCTTTGATGCTGATATCAATCGCTTAACCGCTCCTTATCTATTAAGCTTCgtcaatctttgaaagaacctCCACCTATCCACTCTCGTCAAACTAATTCCAGTTTGGGTGGTATGGATGATTCTAATGTCTTTACAAATACCAAAGGTAAGAAAAGAGCATGCATAGTCTAGAACCACCAAGGTCAAAAAAACGTATTCATTTAATTGCAGCTGTAAAGGCGGTAAAGTCAATCAAACCATTCCGAACGACCTTAAGATATGATGAAGCAATCACATATAATAAGagtaatgaagaaaaggagaaatatACTGAAGCATATCATAAAGAAGTTAACCAactattaaaaatgaatgctTGGGAAACAGACAAGTATTATGATAGAAACTCGATGGGttccaagaatatgatAAGCTCAGTGCTTGTATTCAACAAGAAGCGTGACGGAACACATAAGGCTAGATTTGTTGCAAGAGGTGACATACAGCATCCCGATACATATGATCCGGGCATGCAATCCAATACTGTACATCATTATGCACTGATGACATCTTTGTCACTTGCATTAGATAATGACTACTATGTCACACAACTAGACGTATCCTCCGCTTACTTGTATGCCGACATCAAAGAGGAATTATACATAAGACCTCCACCACATCTAGgattgaataataaattactaagtttaaagaaatcactTTATGGTTTAAAACAAAGTGGTGCAAACTGGTATGAAACTATTAAATCATACTTAATAAAGCAATGTGGCATGGACGAAGTACGTGGATGGTCGTGtgtgttcaaaaatagtcAAGTCACAATATGTCTATTCGTTGATGACATGATATTATTCAGCAAAGATCTAAAAGCGAATAAGAAAGTCATAGCAAATCTCagaattaagaaaaaaaaaaaattaaagccATGACCTCTTGGAGAAGAGCAAAGTACCTCTGAGTAGTAGCAAGGCAACGTCTCCATATTGAGTCTCAATCCTTCCAAACATGTTGCCTAGAGTCTTCGTGTTGGCCAAATCAATGGCTACGGTCCAAAGTCGTGGGAAGACTGTGTCGTGGGAAGACTGTGTCGTGGGAAGACTGTGTCGTGGGAAGACTGTGGCCAGGAGGCTAGGTTATCAGGGAACATGATGACGGGACAGAGAAGGTAAGCCGAAACAATGGATAATAACAGTTTTCATCAGAGAGAGGAGGGCTACAAGGCCAAATAGAAGTAGTTTCGTCTGGTGAGCT
The genomic region above belongs to Saccharomyces kudriavzevii IFO 1802 strain IFO1802 genome assembly, chromosome: 3 and contains:
- the SKDI03G1610 gene encoding uncharacterized protein, with amino-acid sequence MHSLEPPRSKKRIHLIAAVKAVKSIKPFRTTLRYDEAITYNKSNEEKEKYTEAYHKEVNQLLKMNAWETDKYYDRNSMGSKNMISSVLVFNKKRDGTHKARFVARGDIQHPDTYDPGMQSNTVHHYALMTSLSLALDNDYYVTQLDVSSAYLYADIKEELYIRPPPHLGLNNKLLSLKKSLYGLKQSGANWYETIKSYLIKQCGMDEVRGWSCVFKNSQVTICLFVDDMILFSKDLKANKKVIANLRIKKKKKLKP